One Mesorhizobium sp. L-2-11 genomic region harbors:
- a CDS encoding dihydrodipicolinate synthase family protein: protein MASRFGLSVALATPFDASGQIAIHPMITQARACLGAGCSSATLFGTTGEGASVGTAERRIITEAMLAAGIPALQLVAGVLVDAAEDAAEQARHALQCGVRNILLAPPSYFKNVGEDGLFGWFSAVFAALGPLARGILLYNIPSVTMVPLPLTLIGRLCAAFPGVVAGVKDSGGDWSYSEALLRAHGDMVILIGDERHLARSVRQGGQGAISGMANFVTGEIRAMAEDGRDDARVESFVLELLRYPVIPAVKVMVARKTGDERWLAVRPPLEPIGSQGRQQLAAAYDRLFATEPA from the coding sequence GTGGCCTCGCGCTTTGGTCTTTCGGTTGCCCTCGCCACGCCATTCGATGCGTCCGGGCAAATCGCCATCCATCCCATGATCACGCAGGCCCGGGCTTGCCTTGGCGCCGGCTGCAGCAGCGCCACGCTCTTCGGCACCACCGGGGAAGGCGCTTCCGTGGGCACGGCAGAGCGGCGGATTATTACCGAGGCCATGCTGGCCGCCGGCATTCCGGCACTTCAGCTCGTTGCCGGCGTGCTGGTCGATGCAGCAGAAGACGCCGCCGAACAGGCGCGGCATGCCTTGCAGTGCGGCGTCCGCAACATCCTGCTGGCTCCGCCGAGCTACTTCAAGAATGTCGGCGAGGATGGGCTGTTCGGATGGTTTTCTGCCGTCTTCGCCGCGCTCGGCCCGCTGGCTCGCGGCATCCTCCTCTACAACATCCCCTCTGTCACCATGGTGCCGCTCCCGCTTACCCTGATCGGTCGGCTGTGTGCGGCCTTCCCCGGCGTGGTCGCCGGTGTCAAGGATTCGGGTGGCGACTGGAGTTACAGCGAGGCGCTGTTAAGAGCCCATGGCGACATGGTGATCCTGATCGGCGACGAGCGGCACCTGGCCAGAAGCGTGCGCCAGGGCGGGCAGGGCGCCATTTCCGGCATGGCCAATTTCGTAACCGGCGAAATCCGCGCCATGGCAGAGGATGGGCGCGACGATGCCCGTGTCGAGAGCTTCGTGCTCGAATTGCTTAGATATCCGGTCATCCCGGCGGTGAAGGTCATGGTGGCGCGCAAAACCGGCGACGAGCGCTGGCTGGCGGTCCGTCCGCCGCTGGAGCCGATCGGTTCGCAGGGGCGGCAACAGCTTGCTGCCGCCTATGACAGGCTGTTTGCGACAGAGCCGGCCTGA
- a CDS encoding GntR family transcriptional regulator, with protein MDDSSEPATLRERAYASFTRHLLARDLRPGQFVSQRELVAFTGLPLGAIREIVPRLEAEGLLTTIPQRGMQIAHIDINLIREAFQFRLFMEREAVALFTVNASDAVLARLRREHEDMLAQALSQAPTPEMEAKAQNIDWAMHDTFIDALGNEIIAKAYLVNSVKIRLIHQERFRIDGRVVPVMQEHLTVIEALESRDPQKAVEAISRHIDNARRLALQI; from the coding sequence ATGGACGACAGCAGCGAACCGGCAACCCTCAGGGAAAGAGCTTATGCCAGCTTCACGCGGCATTTGCTGGCCCGCGATCTGCGGCCGGGACAGTTCGTGTCGCAGCGCGAACTGGTTGCCTTTACCGGGCTGCCGCTTGGCGCCATCCGTGAGATCGTGCCGCGTCTCGAGGCGGAGGGGCTTTTGACGACCATCCCGCAACGCGGCATGCAGATCGCCCATATCGACATCAACCTGATCCGCGAGGCCTTCCAGTTTCGCCTGTTCATGGAGCGCGAGGCCGTGGCGCTGTTCACCGTCAACGCCTCCGACGCCGTACTCGCCCGCCTGCGGCGCGAGCATGAGGACATGCTGGCTCAAGCCTTGTCGCAGGCGCCGACGCCGGAAATGGAAGCCAAGGCCCAGAACATCGATTGGGCCATGCACGACACCTTCATCGATGCGCTGGGCAACGAGATCATCGCCAAGGCGTATCTGGTCAATTCGGTAAAGATCAGGCTGATCCACCAGGAGCGTTTCCGCATCGACGGGCGCGTCGTGCCGGTGATGCAGGAGCACCTGACGGTGATCGAAGCGCTCGAGAGCCGCGATCCGCAAAAGGCGGTCGAGGCGATCAGCCGGCATATCGACAATGCGCGCCGGTTGGCGCTCCAGATCTGA